The following proteins are encoded in a genomic region of Nerophis lumbriciformis linkage group LG23, RoL_Nlum_v2.1, whole genome shotgun sequence:
- the mbnl2 gene encoding muscleblind-like protein 2 isoform X13, translating into MLAHQMQFMIPGTTMQPVQTFPVSQALGSSAGLSYTPYLTPMSHSMGLVPTDILPSTPVIVPGSPPVSMSTSSSANQKLLRTDKLEVCREFQRGNCARGETDCRFAHPSDSPMIDTSDNTVTVCMDYIKSRCSREKCKYFHPPGHLQAKIKAAQHQANQTAVAAQAAATTAAMTQSTAKAMKRPLEATVDLAFPHSVLQPLPKRPALEKSNCASSLFNPSFLHYQQALASAQLQQPAFFPTGSVLCMTPASSLVPMMYSATPATVSAATTPATSVPYAATAPANQLPCLFEQPSEIDTILPPNHCS; encoded by the exons ATGTTGGCTCATCAGATGCAGTTTATGATTCCTGGCACCACCATGCAACCGGTG CAGACCTTTCCAGTTAGTCAAGCCCTGGGCTCCAGCGCGGGTTTGAGCTACACACCATACCTGACTCCCATGTCGCACAGCATGGGCCTGGTGCCCACAGACATCTTGCCCAGCACCCCAGTGATCGTCCCAGGCAGTCCTCCTGTGTCGATGTCTACGAGCTCCTCTGCCAACCAGAAACTGCTGCGAACAGACAAGCTGGAG GTTTGTCGTGAATTCCAGCGGGGCAACTGCGCCCGCGGCGAGACCGACTGCCGCTTCGCCCACCCAAGCGACAGCCCCATGATCGACACCAGTGACAACACAGTCACCGTCTGCATGGACTATATCAAGAGTCGTTGCTCCCGCGAGAAGTGCAAGTACTTCCACCCACCGGGGCACTTGCAGGCCAAAATCAAGGCTGCCCAACACCAGGCCAACCAGACAGCAGTCGCCGCACAAGCCGCCGCCACGACAGCTGCGATG ACTCAGTCGACTGCCAAAGCAATGAAGCGACCCCTCGAGGCAACTGTAGACCTG GCATTTCCTCACAGCGTCCTTCAGCCACTACCAAAGAGACCGGCACTGGAGAAGAGCAACTGTGCCAGCTCCCTGTTCAACCCCAGCTTCTTGCACTACCAGCAGGCCCTGGCCAGCGCTCAGCTCCAGCAGCCAGCTTTCTTTCCCACAG GGTCAGTCTTGTGCATGACGCCTGCTAGCAGTCTTG TCCCAATGATGTACAGTGCTACGCCTGCTACTGTCTCTGCAGCAACAACTCCTGCCACAAGTGTCCCCTACGCAGCAacagcaccagccaatcag